The following coding sequences lie in one Rutidosis leptorrhynchoides isolate AG116_Rl617_1_P2 chromosome 4, CSIRO_AGI_Rlap_v1, whole genome shotgun sequence genomic window:
- the LOC139842240 gene encoding putative B3 domain-containing protein REM4, whose protein sequence is MDGHRSKEGKEGKVGGMGEECVRAKFARSKGLLNGKRRIQVVLMDEAQRTWHATIDTQFHLGSLREFIKNNDLKIHDECTFELIKHGKVPVFSVLIQRSKVVGKRKRNDHSSKNEDALKVDDNRRFTAKFTPYCITNYRLRVPAKYVRSNGLHNGKRRAQVVLIDEAQRAWHATFDNSQFHLASLHEFMKNNDLKVEDECTFELIEHGKVPVFSVLIHCCFVQHYCLGKD, encoded by the exons ATGGATGGGCATCGTTCAAAAGAAGGGAAAGAAGGTAAGGTGGGAGGGATGGGTGAAGAG TGTGTTCGTGCAAAATTTGCAAGATCAAAAGGATTACTTAATGGAAAAAGGCGTATACAAGTAGTTCTTATGGATGAAGCACAAAGAACTTGGCACGCAACAATCGATACACAATTTCATTTAGGTAGTTTGCGCGAATTTATAAAGAATAATGACTTGAAAATCCATGATGAGTGTACGTTTGAGCTCATAAAACATGGAAAAGTGCCAGTTTTCAGTGTTCTGATAC AAAGGTCGAAGGTGGTCGGAAAGCGAAAGAGGAACGATCATTCGTCAAAAAATGAGGACGCGCTTAAAGTTGATGATAATCGTCGTTTCACAGCTAAATTCACGCCGTATTGTATCACAAATTATAGATTG CGTGTTCCTGCAAAATATGTAAGATCAAATGGATTACATAACGGAAAAAGACGTGCACAAGTAGTTCTTATTGATGAAGCACAAAGGGCTTGGCACGCAACATTCGACAACTCTCAATTTCATCTAGCTAGTTTGCACGAATTTATGAAGAATAATGACTTGAAAGTCGAAGATGAGTGCACGTTTGAGCTCATAGAACATGGAAAAGTGCCTGTATTCAGTGTTCTGATAc ATTGTTGTTTTGTTCAACATTACTGTTTAGGGAAAGATTAA